The following are encoded in a window of Psilocybe cubensis strain MGC-MH-2018 chromosome 4, whole genome shotgun sequence genomic DNA:
- a CDS encoding putative oxidoreductase C26H5.09c: MTPINTCVLGVGLSGLTFHVPFVLALPELFNLHSVLERNPSTEGGKVKERFGVTTKIHRSIDDVVADPEIELVIVGTPNDTHYAFAKAALNAGKHVLVDKPVTATFEEAKELGALAKAKGLVLYPYQNRRWDADFFALKKLLAEPEASPHSLGALTEFESHHDRFRKGLKGTWKDVPSPGVGLTYDLGSHLIDQTLCLFGRPDRITAFIQNLRGIGSPDVDDCFTIFMHYNAGARNPYPLTAILRSHILSVRSPQLRYVVRGTKGTYTKFGVDVQEDQLKVISSPKAILEGQYGMEPDYLWGTIERIEADDTTVTRSKWPSIDAGCYTDLFRNLGGAIRNGEELTIKWDEAAAVIEMIELAHTSSKEGITRNDGSFVTLVATMSLVDIRVDLPTHSRSFTVKVSPSSSVLDVKEEIYHTCPGAPRTSGQRLIWRGRMLEDDEKIENLWKTEPRIVHLAVHPSAWSSPPTATQPQPQAQPPPQPRSQPPPIPIVPIHYTLNPTSNPGTWRNTTQSSNIPSLPRNALNYVYYQHRKALAALSSQMPIPAFNLYEASNEARDLAIYAVERSGFIWPAILDEPYPRGSWNPGAEYEIRQIDGGLFLHLKDVRPPTPMQQHAFKVLSVTFTLLTASVSSPPMMRTVDALSSTSVAGAPHLNELLQQFGMPPLRAAMNGDHGYPGDFVVQRDDGIVFRQIPIRPLLAPLMMLILRTSLLLYFVAPARTPVFGALILAWMLYEIWQPIRNGIQNGWGRNPGAGLNQGQQQQNVNDAPGNVVPNAVPAPGGPGVLPAAANVPVRPGPVGPVTLDLQAGALLDNLANLNIEEEQRMLNQTEGAPAAEPGLGHKITTFVSLFLTTLHPAIWNRRRVALRRREGVVRTEANARSRDGEATAAEERREELRAQFNRRPAWIQRYMERVVAEEWVDDSD; encoded by the exons ATGACTCCCATTAACACCTGCGTCCTTGGTGTCGGCCTTTCTGGCCTCACCTTCCACGTTCCATTCGTTCTTGCCTTGCCTGAACTCTTCAACTTGCATTCCGTTCTAGAACGCAACCCATCCACCGAAGGTGGCAAGGTCAAGGAAAGATTCGGCGTCACTACCAAAATCCACAGGTCTATCGATGATGTTGTTGCGGATCCGGAGATCGAGTTGGTGATTGTTGGAACGCCCAACGATACGCACTACGCATTCGCAAAGGCTGCGCTGAACGCTGGAAAGCATG TTCTCGTCGACAAGCCCGTCACAGCTACATTTGAAGAAGCAAAAGAATTGGGCGCTTTGGCTAAGGCAAAGGGCCTTGTTTTATACCCATACCAAAATCGACGTTGGGATGCCGATTTCTTTGCTCTGAAGAAGCTGCTCGCAGAGCCTGAAGCTAGTCCTCATTCCCTAGGGGCACTCACAGAATTCGAATCACA CCACGACCGATTCCGCAAAGGCTTGAAGGGAACTTGGAAGGATGTGCCTTCCCCGGGAGTAGGGCTGACCTACGACCTGGGCTCACACCTCATCGACCAGACACTATGCCTCTTTGGACGGCCGGACCGCATTACAGCCTTCATCCAGAACCTGAGGGGGATAGGGAGTCCTGATGTAGATGATTGC TTTACCATCTTTATGCACTACAATGCGGGGGCGCGGAATCCGTACCCTCTGACAGCAATTTTGCGTTCACATATTCTATCCGTCCGGTCGCCCCAGCTCCGGTATGTCGTGAGAGGAACAAAGGGAACATACACGAAATTTGGGGTCGACGTGCAGGAAGACCAGCTCAAGGTGATATCATCGCCCAAAGCTATCTTGGAGGGGCAATATGGCATGGAGCCAGACTATCTGTGGGGAACTATTGAGAGGATTGAGGCCGACGACACGACGGTAACCCGATCCAA ATGGCCGTCGATAGATGCTGGCTGTTACACCGACCTATTCCGGAACCTGGGCGGAGCAATTCGAAATGGCGAAGAACTGACAATTAAATGGGACGAGGCGGCAGCAGTAATCGAGATGATTGAACTGGCGCATACAAGTTCCAAGGAGGGAATCACG CGCAATGATGGATCGTTTGTTACTCTCGTAGCCACCATGTCGCTCGTAGATATCCGCGTCGACTTGCCTACTCATTCCCGCTCGTTCACCGTCAAGGTGTCCCCGTCGAGCTCTGTTCTCGATGTCAAAGAAGAGATATACCACACTTGTCCAGGCGCTCCCCGTACCTCCGGTCAGCGCCTCATATGGCGCGGGAGAATGCTGGAGGATGACGAGAAAATCGAGAATCTGTGGAAG ACCGAGCCAAGGATCGTCCATTTGGCTGTTCACCCTTCCGCTTGGTCGTCTCCTCCGACTGCCACCCAACCCCAGCCCCAGGCACAACCGCCACCGCAACCACGATCGCAGCCACCCCCGATACCTATAGTCCCTATACATTACACTCTCAATCCTACTTCAAATCCCGGTACCTGGAGGAACACAACCCAATCTTCCAACATTCCGTCTCTGCCTAGGAATGCGCTGAACTACGTCTATTATCAACATCGCAAGGCGCTTGCCGCTCTTTCTTCCCAAATGCCAATACCTGCTTTTAATCTCTACGAAGCCTCAAACGAGGCTCGGGATCTCGCTATCTATGCCGTCGAGCGCAGTGGCTTTATTTGGCCTGCCATTCTCGATGAGCCTTATCCGCGAGGGTCCTGGAATCCTGGCGCTGAATATGAAATTAGACAAATCGA CGGTGGTCTGTTCTTGCATCTGAAAGACGTTCGTCCGCCGACGCCAATGCAGCAACACGCATTCAAAGTTCTGTCTGTTACGTTCACTCTCTTAACGGCGTCGGTGTCGTCTCCGCCCATGATGCGTACGGTGGATGCTCTGTCGTCGACATCTGTGGCAGGCGCGCCTCATCTCAACGAACTCTTGCAGCAGTTTGGGATGCCACCTCTCAGGGCAGCAATGAACGGTGATCATGGCTATCCAGGCGACTTTGTCGTACAGCGGGATGATGGTATAGTTTTCCGGCAGATCCCCATTCGCCCCCTCCTTGCGCCGCTGATGATGCTTATTTTGCGAACATCTCTGTTGCTTTACTTTGTCGCGCCTGCCCGGACGCCGGTGTTTGGTGCGCTGATACTTGCTTGGATGTTGTACGAGATTTGGCAGCCTATTAGAAACGGGATACAGAATGGCTGGGGTAGGAATCCGGGGGCAGGTTTGAATCAGGGACAACAGCAACAGAATGTCAATGACGCGCCCGGGAACGTAGTGCCCAACGCGGTTCCAGCTCCTGGGGGACCAGGAGTGCTCCCTGCGGCAGCGAATGTGCCCGTGCGGCCCGGTCCAGTTGGACCTGTGACGTTGGATCTGCAGGCGGGAGCGTTGCTTGACAACCTTGCAAACTTGAAtattgaggaggagcaaaGGATGCTGAATCAAACGGAAGGCGCGCCTGCTGCTGAACCGGGGCTGGGACACAAGATTACGACATTTGTGAGTCTCTTTCTGACTACGCTGCACCCAGCGATCTGGAACCGCAGACGGGTGGCTCTTCGAAGAAGGGAGGGTGTTGTGAGGACGGAAGCGAACGCGAGGTCTAGGGACGGGGAGGCGACTGCTGCTGAGGAACGACGAGAGGAGCTGCGGGCGCAGTTTAATCGACGACCAGCGTGGATACAGCGGTACATGGAGCGGGTGGTTGCTGAGGAATGGGTAGACGACTCTGACTGA
- a CDS encoding WD repeat domain phosphoinositide-interacting protein 3: MNLGRHSISSTNPVQILDAKFDAECEIFAASTPAGFAVYRTNPLQLIRKRELTGGTLAAVLPLHASNILFLLGGGRSPLYPPNKVILWNDALGKEVAELEFRERVRGLACRRGWLAVSLRRRVVVFQVGETVTRYGEWDTCDNPRGLLAMATSPYSTLLAIAGRQIGHVQLIRLPPCSLPVLGAPPSSSPPIKAPHPSSKHPVSIIAAHTSALTTLSIPTSGRLLATTSVRGTLVRIWDATTGKLVKEFRRGTDKAEIYGVAFRPDEQELCVWSDKGTVHVFNLVVSGATNRQSTFSPLTPFLPLPKYFESEWSYAQYRIPVQSSHISISSTSRSSGVDLPEEERCVVGWIQVSSEEAANPSTTSSSPLEYQLIVLTFTGGWYRLSLPKLTGTSNPPPGRHPPSSSSSSSFKPKHASQSKSISGSSATARPDKGKERARGDSDKKESRNCILQEYRRFGRWDGWG; the protein is encoded by the exons ATGAACTTGGGTCGCCATTCCATCTCGTCCACTAATCCCGTACAAATTCTCGATGCCAAGTTTGACGCAGAGTGCGAGATTTTTGCCGCTTCGACCCCAGCTGGCTTTGCTGTCTATCGTACAAATCCTCTGCAGCTGATCCGGAAGCGGG AACTTACGGGCGGAACACTTGCTGCAGTACTGCCATTGCACGCCTCAAATATCCTCTTTCTGTTGGGTGGCGGTCGGAGTCCCCTATATCCTCCCAATAAAGTAATTCTCTGGAATGACGCACTTGGGAAAGAGGTCGCAGAATTGGAATTCAGAGAGAGGGTCAGAGGTTTAGCTTGTCGGCGCGGGTGGCTTGCTGTTTCTCTACGACGGAGAGTGGTTGTTTTCCAGGTAGGCGAAACAGTAACGCGATATGGCGAGTGGGATACGTGCGACAACCCACGAG GCTTACTTGCCATGGCCACCTCGCCGTATTCCACGTTACTCGCAATTGCTGGTCGCCAGATCGGACATGTTCAGTTGATTCGTTTGCCACCCTGTTCTCTACCTGTACTTGGAGCGCCGCCCTCATCCTCACCACCTATTAAAGCACCACATCCATCATCAAAACATCCAGTATCTATTATTGCGGCGCATACTAGTGCATTGACCACTTTATCTATACCCACGTCAGGTCGCTTGCTTGCTACCACCTCTGTTCGCGGAACTTTGGTGCGGATATGGGATGCTACAACCGGCAAATTGGTCAAAGAATTCAGGCGGGGTACAGATAAAGCAGAGATCTATGGTGTTGCTTTTCGACCGGATGAACAAGAACTGTGTGTTTGGAGCGATAAGGGTACTGTGCATGTATTCAATCTCGTGGTCTCGGGAGCAAC AAATCGGCAATCTACATTCTCTCCCCTCACTCCTTTTCTTCCACTTCCGAAGTACTTCGAATCAGAATGGTCTTATGCCCAATACAGGATCCCAGTCCAGTCATCTCATATCTCCATCTCTTCAACATCTCGATCTTCTGGTGTTGATCTTCCCGAAGAAGAACGGTGTGTGGTTGGGTGGATCCAGGTGTCTTCTGAAGAAGCAGCAAACCCATCAACCACGTCATCTTCCCCGTTGGAATATCAGCTCATCGTGCTAACATTCACTGGAGGCTGGTATCGTCTCTCACTACCCAAACTTACGGGCACGTCAAATCCTCCCCCCGGACGACATCccccctcttcttcttcgtcgtcgtccttcAAACCTAAACACGCCTCTCAATCCAAATCTATCAGCGGATCTTCTGCTACTGCCCGACCTgacaaaggaaaggaaagggcgCGAGGTGACAGTGATAAGAAAGAGAGCCGGAACTGTATCTTGCAAGAATATCGTCGATTTGGAAGGTGGGACGGCTGGGGTTAG
- a CDS encoding putative sulfite reductase [NADPH] flavoprotein component — protein MSLNGSGLLTPSSEVTLSSPPSTPKHLANKFSPPNGFPEKISIANFQASQLVEYISSRPENSSSVYIYDVAEQVGFGTATKEWAKNDHTIPPTVDLQTRAGAGLSLVGRLSQGTSIDAVKGTVLTAYTTPSGLALMAPSFAHLPAPSATTRLIVQVPTVTAVGETLAFSPTLSPLASVWSILPENVSVLLSSSPKQTVDFAALAYKVTSSHIVHLFDHYSAARENGPLITPPKPISNKGKTLQESLKEAGYEALEYHGDAEAKAVVVLLNSTLASSLKAAVASNASGLAVVVVNVLRPWDESAIRSIIPASATSVYVLDDVPNTVTQGSLYVDVFSALWGATPKRSVTSHRITPSQTQKFVTSGGEFLRFVENITHLAVEAVTVANIKKTLFFSTPDSPLAHSATLLRELFSSKPTISARHLVDYDVFSKPGGIAADRLLISRDRSTESIPVQVALPLDSSSVGHSDFLGVTDHTLLKTHSILKHAKKGSIVVVVSPWTPEEFSSNISHEVAELIVERQLSVYTIDIKTLAKGLSKSTEQHNLSNGDGGALLFEIVFLRFFLGAAASEQAINQLLNTVYFDLDLTEFCSAAWKGLKAVTISLSEVTPSESPALKEFEANAIAVKTSEGQTVVNGARLSTWHDAAKHLLFPAAFTPPTEPDALRNPALRPEVPDTTFLVTCTVNKRLTPLEYDRNVFHLEFDTSGTGLKYAIGEALGVHGWNDEQEVLEFCEWYGVDPDRLITIPVPGSDDTKMHTRTVLQALQQQIDLFGKPPKSFYTDLAEYATADVDRYALRFIGAPEGSSTFKKLSEKDTVTFADVLKMYKSAKPGIERLCELIGDIKPRHYSIASAQSVVGDRVDLLVVTVDWVTPSGLKIGQKVTVSIKPSVMKLPPDVKQPLIMAGLGTGAAPFRAFLQHLAWLASKGEEIGPVYYYFGSRYQAAEYLYGEEIEAFLLSGVITRAGLAFSRDGPKKVYIQHKMLEDSDALAKMLHEENGVFYLCGPTWPVPDVYEALVNALTKYKGDTVQAGEYLESLKEEERYVLEVY, from the exons ATGAGTTTGAACGGCTCAGGCCTCTTGACTCCTTCTTCTGAAGTCACTCTGTCGTCGCCTCCTTCGACTCCTAAACACCTCGCCAACAAGTTCTCACCACCCAATGGATTTCCAGAAAAGATCTCTATAGCTAATTTCCAGGCTTCACAACTAGTGGAGTACATTTCCTCAAGACCGGAAAATAGCTCCTCCGTGTATATCTACGATGTGGCCGAGCAAGTTGGCTTTGGCACGGCTACGAAGGAATGGGCCAAAAATGATCACACAATTCCTCCTACAGTGGACCTGCAAACAAGGGCCGGTGCTGGACTCTCCCTCGTAGGGAGGCTTTCCCAAGGTACCAGCATTGATGCCGTCAAGGGCACCGTTTTGACTGCGTATACCACTCCCAGCGGTCTCGCACTTATGGCCCCATCATTTGCCCATCTACCTGCCCCGTCGGCGACCACACGACTCATCGTCCAGGTGCCCACAGTGACAGCCGTAGGAGAAACATTGGCCTTCTCACCAACTCTTTCCCCTCTTGCCTCTGTTTGGTCCATTCTTCCCGAAAATGTCTCTGTTTTGTTGTCTTCCTCGCCTAAACAAACTGTTGACTTCGCTGCCCTTGCATATAAAGTCACAAGTTCACATATAGTGCATCTCTTTGACCATTACAGCGCTGCTCGCGAAAATGGACCACTTATCACTCCTCCCAAACCCATTTCGAACAAAGGGAAGACTTTGCAAGAGTCCTTAAAGGAGGCGGGCTATGAAGCGTTGGAATATCATGGAGATGCAGAAGCAAAGGCAGTCGTTGTTCTGTTGAACAGTACCCTGGCTTCAAGCTTGAAGGCAGCTGTGGCTAGCAATGCTTCTGGCCTTGCTGTGGTCGTTGTCAATGTCCTTCGACCTTGGGATGAGTCGGCAATTCGGTCCATTATACCCGCGTCTGCCACCTCCGTATATGTCCTTGACGATGTCCCGAACACGGTCACTCAAGGCAGCCTCTACGTTGACGTCTTCAGCGCTCTTTGGGGTGCCACACCAAAACGCTCTGTGACCTCTCATCGCATCACCCCTTCACAGACTCAAAAATTCGTCACGTCGGGTGGAGAATTTTTACGCTTTGTAGAAAACATTACGCACCTAGCTGTCGAAGCAGTGACTGTTGCCAACATCAAGAAGACCTTGTTTTTTTCTACTCCCGACTCACCCTTGGCGCACTCCGCCACCCTTTTGCGGGAGTTGTTTTCCAGCAAGCCGACTATATCAGCAAGACATTTGGTGGACTACGATGTCTTCTCTAAACCTGGAGGAATCGCGGCAGATAGGCTTCTTATTTCGCGGGATAGAAGCACGGAAAGTATCCCTGTCCAAGTTGCCTTGCCTCTGGATAGTTCCAGCGTCGGACACTCAGACTTCCTTGGTGTCACAGACCACACTTTGCTAAAAACTCACTCAATCCTCAAACACGCCAAGAAGGGTTCGATTGTGGTCGTGGTTTCTCCCTGGACTCCTGAAGAGTTTTCTTCCAATATCAGTCACGAGGTGGCCGAGTTGATTGTAGAACGACAGCTTTCGGTTTACACCATCGACATCAAAACCCTTGCGAAAGGTCTCAGTAAATCCACTGAACAACATAACCTCTCGAACGGCGATGGAGGTGCTCTTCTGTTTGAAATTGTCTTTTTGAGGTTCTTCCTTGGAGCAGCGGCTTCTGAACAGGCCATTAATCAATTGCTTAACACTGTTTATTTCGACCTTGACCTTACCGAATTCTGCTCGGCTGCCTGGAAAGGACTCAAGGCTGTTACTATCTCTCTTTCAGAGGTCACTCCCAGCGAATCACCGGCTTTGAAAGAGTTCGAGGCGAATGCCATTGCCGTCAAGACATCGGAAGGACAGACTGTCGTTAATGGTGCTCGTCTAAGCACATGGCACGACGCTGCGAAGCACCTCCTCTTCCCCGCTGCATTCACACCACCTACCGAGCCTGACGCCCTGCGCAACCCCGCTTTACGTCCCGAGGTCCCTGATACCACTTTCCTAGTAACCTGTACCGTCAACAAGCGACTCACCCCATTGGAATATGATCGCAATGTCTTCCATCTAGAGTTCGACACGTCTGGCACCGGACTTAAATACGCTATCGGCGAGGCGCTTGGTGTTCACGGGTGGAACGATGAGCAGGAGGTGCTGGAGTTCTGCGAATGGTATGGTGTTGATCCAGACAGACTCATCACTATCCCTGTGCCTGGCTCTGACGACACTAAGATGCACACGAGGACTGTGCTGCAGGCACTACAGCAGCAGATTGACTTGTTCGGAAAGCCACCCAAGTCATTCTACACCGATCTTGCGGAATACGCGACGGCTGATGTGGACAGATATGCACTGCGATTTATTGGCGCACCTGAAGGCTCTTCGACGTTCAAGAAGTTGTCTGAGAAGGACACAGTGACTTTTGCAGATGTCCTGAAAATGTACAAGAGCGCTAAACCTGGAATTGAACGTTTGTGCGAATTGATTGGGGATATCAAACCGCGTCATTACAGTATCGCCAGTGCACAAAGCGTCGTTGGTGACCGTGTTGACCTGTTGGTCGTCACTGTTGATTGGGTGACACCGTCTG GCCTCAAGATTGGTCAGAAAGTTACAGTTTCCATCAAACCTAGTGTCATGAAG CTGCCTCCCGATGTCAAGCAGCCGCTCATCATGGCAGGTCTCGGAACAGGTGCAGCACCCTTCCGCGCTTTCCTTCAGCACCTCGCCTGGCTTGCGTCTAAAGGCGAAGAAATCGGTCCCGTGTACTACTACTTTGGCTCGCGCTACCAAGCCGCCGAGTACCTGTACGGCGAGGAGATTGAAGCGTTCCTCCTGAGCGGCGTTATCACTCGCGCTGGACTCGCGTTCTCGCGTGATGGGCCAAAGAAGGTGTACATCCAGCACAAAATGCTCGAGGATTCGGACGCGCTGGCCAAGATGCTGCACGAGGAGAACGGGGTGTTCTACTTGTGCGGTCCTACGTGGCCAGTACCGGACGTGTATGAGGCGCTAGTCAATGCTCTGACCAAGTATAAGGGAGACACTGTCCAGGCCGGCGAGTACCTTGAGAGTCTGAAAGAGGAGGAGCGATATGTACTTGAG GTTTATTAA
- a CDS encoding Endoglucanase E-4 — translation MRFTALLSLLPLVSAQLALPNPPFLPPDISAGAISTTGGGLPNSAWSSLLGSLLYFYDEQRSGVLPSTNRVPWRNDSLIYEGKDLGIDLIGGFYDAGDFSKDTYPLSFALMSMCWGATDFGKGYDMANQTAYLDDTLRWGLDWLMKAHPNASSLVVMVPNGKFDNSYWGGDRSIPSPRPVYMINDANPGTDAAAQAAAAFAACSNLYASRSFSSAYSSPASLKNDSYADTLLTHAQQLYSFAVNATSGRKTYQTSVPQVTYAYASSGYGDELTMAALFLAAATGSSSLYKDAETFFSKYGLGKDPRVFNWDSKTPGLLVLFAQLNQASSNYGGNFTTWRTQAENYFDDIVNHKGPGFMTDDGLLYYDGDSDDASLNPALNAAMLLNRFAPLASNSEKKTAYQNFAKSQIDYALGKNSMSMPYIVGVNPNSPTNPHSAMAAGGFDIGQIDTDPPKEAYVLAGAVVGGPDRRGRFFDIRSDWPQTEIALDYNAPMLTLASMQVASDSSDPFYTSLQPGAYDKVRPKGRPCDSAIQDGCQGSRLSKNATLAMAIVITAVGLLIVGLSAWYIILVRKSRGFGKVSY, via the exons ATGAGGTTTACAGCACTACTATCCCTCCTTCCTTTGGTCTCTGCACAGCTTGCTCTGCCCAACCCACCCTTCCTACCCCCTGACATCTCTGCCGGCGCCATATCTACGACTGGTGGTGGCTTGCCGAATTCTGCCTGGTCTTCCTTGCTCGGGTCTCTTTTGTATTTCTATGACGAGCAGCGCAGTGGTGTCCTTCCGTCCACAAACCGTGTACCATGGCGCAATGATAGTTTGATTTACGAAGGAAAAGATCTCGGTATCGACCTCATAG GTGGATTTTACGATGCTGGAG ATTTCTCCAAAGATACCTATCCTCTG AGTTTTGCCCTTATGTCTATGTGCTGGGGTGCAACAGACTTTGGGAAAG GATACGACATGGCCAATCAAACGGCCTACCTTGACGATACTTTACGATGGGGCCTTGACTGGCTTATGAAG GCTCACCCCAACGCATCTTCTCTGGTTGTAATGGTCCCTAATGGCAAGTTT GACAACTCTTACTGGGGCGGTGACAGGAGTATTCCTTCTCCCCGTCCAGTGTACATGATCAACGACGCAAATCCTGGCACTGATGCTGCGGCCCAAGCAGCTGCAGCCTTTGCAGCTTGTTCTAACCTCTATGCCAGCCGCTCGTTCAGTTCCGCGTACTCTTCACCTGCTTCGTTGAAAAACGATTCATATGCCGATACTCTGCTTACTCACGCACAACAGCTTTATTCCTTTGCAGTCAACGCGACGAGCGGGCGTAAGACGTACCAGACGTCTGTTCCGCAGGTCACTTATGCGTATGCTTCTTCTGGATATGGTGACGAGTTGACGATGGCCGCGCTCTTCCTAGCAGCCGCTACAGGATCATCATCTCTGTACAAAGACGCTGAgactttcttctccaaataCGGCCTTGGTAAAGACCCAAGAGTATTCAACTGGGATTCGAAGACCCCCGGACTCCTTGTTCTTTTTGCGCAGCTTAACCAGGCTTCGTCCAACTACGGCGGTAACTTTACAACATGGAGAACGCAGGCGGAAAATTATTTCGACGATATCGTCAACCACAAGGGACCAGGATTCATGACAGACG ATGGTCTGTTGTACTATGATGGTGATTCGGATGATGCTTCCTTGAACCCTGCATTGAACGCCGCTATGCTCTTGAACCGATTCGCTCCTCTTGCATCAAACTCCGAAAAGAAGACGGCTTACCAG AACTTTGCCAAAAGTCAAATTGACTATGCTCTTGGAAAGAACTCCATGTCCA TGCCCTATATCGTCGGTGTCAACCCAAATTCACCGACTAACCCCCACTCAGCAATGGCAGCTGGTGGTTTCGATATCGGTCAGATTGACACAGACCCGCCAAAGGAAGCGTACGTTCTTGCTGGCGCTGTTGTAGGAGGCCCAGATCGCCGCGGAAGGTTCTTCGATATCCGAAGTGACTGGCCACAAACCGAG ATCGCACTGGACTACAATGCACCTATGCTCACTCTCGCATCAATGCAAGTGGCCAGCGACTCGAGCGATCCATTCTATACTTCGCTCCAGCCTGGCGCGTACGACAAGGTCAGGCCCAAGGGTCGCCCGTGCGACTCTGCAATACAGGATGGGTGTCAGGGCTCCAGGCTCAGCAAAAATGCCACTCTTGCGATGGCCATTGTCATCACCGCCGTCGGTCTGCTCATAGTTGGTCTCTCTGCATGGTACATCATCCTGGTCAGGAAGTCCCGGGGGTTCGGCAAGGTTAGCTACTAA
- a CDS encoding Arginyl-tRNA--protein transferase 1, translating into MSLEDFDNIVSPSAAGGSTCGYCSPPGERSKEDTNYHAAALVAHRLTCSVYQRMIDRGWRRSGTYCYKPDLKISCCPQYTIKLDALVFKPSRSQRKIINRWNRFIMYGDSEDNAMNEEAPSATNSRVKPTKSAPFTSLASALHESEIIFSSGKKHSHKFEVELEPASFTAEKYALYKKYQLGIHQDKKNTESGFKRFLVDSPLKTEPIPYSSPPPSHLPANYGSYHQLYRVDGELIAVGVLDILPSCVSSVYFMYDNKWERFSMGKLSALREVTLAREINEAGAPEMHSLYMGFYIYSCQKMRYKGEYSPSCLADPVISTTHMSQSVPDKVTEKYRYACFSQPAHSTNKEVSPEEPGPEPLPSDAAEFDGIKVLVRARSRDIIVVPVKVELIHFRLEN; encoded by the exons ATGTCACTTGAAGATTTCGACAATATCGTCAGTCCTTCTGCTGCAGGAGGATCTACTTGTGGCTACTGCAGTCCTCCAGGGGAGCGGAGCAAGGAGGATACCAATTACCATGCAGCTGCTTTGGTAGCACATCGACTAACATGTTCA GTCTATCAACGTATGATTGACAGAGGCTGGCGTCGCTCCG GAACATACTGCTATAAGCCTGATCTAAAAATCTCTTGTTGTCCGCAATATACGATAAA GCTAGACGCACTAGTGTTCAAACCCTCTCGAAGCCAACGCAAGATTATTAATCG GTGGAATCGATTTATCATGTACGGAGACTCAGAAGACAATGCGATGAATGAGGAAGC CCCCTCGGCCACGAATTCGCGCGTGAAACCTACCAAGTCTGCCCCGTTTACCTCGTTAGCATCAGCTCTTCACGAGTCGGAAATCATATTTTCCTCAGGGAAGAAACATTCTCATAAATTTGAG GTGGAATTGGAACCTGCAAGCTTTACTGCTGAAAAGTATGCACTatataaaaaatatcaacTTGGAATACATCAAGACAAGAAGAACACAGAGTCTGGATTCAAACGGTTTCTTGTAGATTCTCCTTTGAAA ACTGAACCCATTCCATATTCTTCCCCACCTCCGTCTCACCTTCCTGCGAATTACGGTTCATATCACCAGCTTTACAGAGTAGATGGTGAATTGATTGCTGTGGGTGTTTTGGATATCCTTCCAAGTTGCGTTTCCAGTGTCTACTTCATGTACGACAATAAATGGGAGCGATTCTCGATGGGGAAG CTGAGCGCCTTGCGCGAAGTAACTCTTGCTCGAGAAATCAATGAGGCCGGTGCGCCTGAAATGCACAGTTTGTACATGG GATTCTACATATATTCATGTCAAAAAATGAGGTATAAAGGAGAGTACTCCCCCTCCTGTCTTGCGGACCCGGTAATTTCTACTACTCATATGTCACAGAGTGTTCCTGACAAGGTTACTG AAAAATATAGATATGCCTGCTTTTCACAGCCTGCCCATTCCACCAATAAAGAGGTATCCCCAGAAGAGCCTG GACCGGAACCATTACCAAGTGATGCAGCTGAATTCGATGGCATCAAGGTCCTTGTCAGGGCTCGCAGTCGTGATATTATCGTAGTACCAGTCAAGGTAGAATTGATTCACTTTCGGCTTGAAAACTAA